In the genome of Afipia felis ATCC 53690, the window ACGTGGCTTTCTATGGTCTTGAGGCCTTCGAGCGTCGCGCCGCGCGGCGCCATCAATTGATGATGGATCGGCAGGAACCATTCACCGACGATGAACAGGTTCGATTGCGGCAGCAGATGATGGATGTCCGCGACGCGACCCGCGACCGAGTTCTCGATTGGGATCATGCCGAGGTCGGCTTCGCCCGATGAAATCGCGGCCAGCGCATCCTCAAAGGTCGGACAGGGCAACGCCTTGGCTCCGGGATAGGCTTCGTCGATCGCGATATGCGAATTCGCGCCGGGCTCGCCCTGAAAAGCGATGGTTATCGGTTTTGTTGTCATGCTCGTCGTCATGCCTGTTTTGCCAGTGTCCGCCGTGCGGCGTCCAGATCGTGAGGGGTGTCGACCCCGAGCGGCACCGAATCGACGATCCGGACGTCGATCCTCATGCCCGCTTCCAGTGCGCGCAATTGTTCGAGCTTCTCGCGCTGCTCAAGGGGCGAGGGCGGCATCCCGACGAACCGCGTCAGCGCCGCGCGACGATAGGCATAGAGCCCGATGTGATGATAGCGCGGTCCCTCGCCATAGGGCGCGGTGGCGCGGGTAAAATACAGCGCGCGTAGCGTGTTATGGGACAGCGGCGAGCCGACCACCTTCACCACGTTGGAATTGCCGTGTTCTTCCGGAATGCGGATTTCCGCGGCCAGGGTGGAGATCTCCACGGCGGGCTCCGAGAAGGGCTGCAGTACGGCGCGAATATCACCCGGCGCGATGGTCGGCAGATCGCCCTGGACGTTGATGATGGTGTTGATACCCCCATTGCCGTCGAGCTTGTCCAGTGCCTCGAAAATGCGATCCGATCCGGAGGGATGGTCGGCGCGAGTCATCACGGCTTCGCCGCCCTGGGCTGTGACCGCGGCGGCGATTTCGGCCGAATCGGTCGCCACCGCGACGCGCCCGAGTCGCGCCGCCTGCGCCCGGCGCAGGACATGGACGATCATCGGCAGTCCGGCGATATCCAGAAGCGGTTTTCCCGGCAGTCGCGACGCCGCCATGCGGGCGGGAATCAGGACCAGGGTGTCTTGTTCGGTCATGGAAGGGGCCGGGCTTGCGGGGCTGGAAACGCACGGAAACGCGGGATATTTGCGAGACCGGGACATTTATACGGGTTGCCAGAAGCCGGGCAAACCGTTATTCCCTCGGCGCTGCCCTTCGAGCGGCGCGTAGCTGACCCTGCACTGATGTTTTGGTCCGTTTTTCAGCGGAAAATGCAAGGCATCAGGTCAATTTCCCGGCCCGGAGCCTGATCTGAAATGGACTCTTTCGAACTCAACAAGATCATGGGTGCGATTCTCGGTACCTGCCTTGTTTTGCTGGTGACGAATTTTGCTGCCCACGCGATTTTCGCTCCGAAGGCGCCGGCCAAGCCGGGCTTTGAGATCGCGGTGAAGGAAGCGGCGGCTGGCGGCGGCGAGGCAGCCAAGGCGGCGCCCGAAGTGCCGATCAAGGACCTCCTTAAAACGGCCTCGGCCGAGAAGGGCCAGGCGGTTTCCAAGAAGTGCGCAGCCTGCCACACCTTCGAGAAGGGCGGCGCGAACAAGGTCGGTCCGAACCTGTTTGGTATCGTCGACGAGCCGCGTGGCCAGGGCCGCGGCGGCTTCAACTTCTCGGCGGCCATGAAGGCCAAGGGCGGCAACTGGAGCGTCGAGGACCTCAACGAGTTCATCAAGAGCCCGAAGGGTTTCGTCCCCGGCACGGCGATGGGCTTCGCGGGTATCAGCAAGGACTCCGAGCGCGCCGATCTGATCGCCTATCTTGAGACTCTCAAGTAAGGTCAAGTTAGTACGGTCACGTTCGCTCAAGCGCACGTTCCAGCCTAAACGAATTTTTAGAATCCGCGCGACATCGTCGCGCGGATTTATCGTTTCAACAGGCTGGCATCACATCCAAAAACCGACATAATGAACGCGGACGGTAAAGCGGTCGCGCTCTGCGGCGTTGCGTTTATTTCACAACCAACAGGATTTTGACGGTTGCCGATTTCCCGACGCCAACTCCTTCGCAGCGGTGCGTTCGCCGCCTCGTTTCCTCTCCTCAGCTCTGTCCGGCCGGCCTTCGCCGAAACGGCACCCGCCAGGGATGGCGCGTGGACACACGGCCTGTCGCTGTTCGGCGACGTGAAGTATCCGGCGAATTTTCCGCACTTCGATTACGTCAATGCGGCCGCGCCGAAGGGCGGCGTGGTGCGGCAGACCGCGCTTGGCACGTTCGACAATTTCAACATGGTCGTTGCCGGCGTGAAGGGATCAATCGGCGCCATCGGTGAGATCTATGAGGCACTGACGGTGTCCGCGCTCGACGAAGTGTCCACCCAATACGGTCTGCTTGCGGAAGCGATGAGCTACCCGGCGGATTATTCGTCCGTGACCTATCGCCTGCGCAAGGAAGCGAAATGGCATGACGGCAAGCCGGTGACGCCGGATGATGTCATCTTCTCGCTTGAGGCGTTCAAGAAATATCACCCGTTTTATTCCGCCTATTATCGCCATGTCACCAAGGCGGAGAAGGCTGGCGACCGCGAGGTCAAGTTCACCTTCGATGCGCCGGGCAATCGCGAGCTGCCGCAGATTCTCGGCCAGTTGACGGTGCTGCCCAAGCACTATTGGGAAGGCAAGGACAGCGCGGGCAAGCCACGCGACATCGGCGCGACAACGCTCGAGCCGCCGCTTTCTTGCGGCCCCTACAAGATCAAGAGTTTCGTGCCGGGCCGCTCGATCGTGCTCGAGCGCGTGAAGGAGTATTGGGGGCGCGACATCAATGTGAATGTCGGTCGTAACAATTTCGACGAGTTGCGCTACGAATATTTCCGCGACTCGACGGTGGCGCTGGAAGCTTTCAAGGGCGACCAGATCGACTGGCGCACCGAGAACAGCGCCAAGAATTGGGCGACTGCCTACGACTTTCCGGCAGTGGCAGACAAGCGCGTGGTGCTGGAGGAGTTTCCCAACCGCACCGTCGGCATCATGCAGGCATTTGCGTTCAACATCCGGCGCGACAGGTTCAAGGATGCGCGCGTGCGCCGCGCGATGAATTTCGCCTTCGATTTCGAGGAAATGAACCGGCAGATTTTCTTCGGCCAGTACACGCGCATCGCGAGCTACTTCGAAGGCACCGAACTTGCATCGAGCGGTCTGCCGCAGGGTCGCGAGCTCGAGATTCTTGAAACGGTTCGAGGTCAGGTGCCGCCCGAGGTCTTCACTGCGCAATACACCAATCCGGTTGGCGGCTCGCCGGAGAATGTGCGCAACAATCTGCGCGAAGGTCTGCGGCTTCTCAAATCGGCCGGTTACGAGATCAAGGATCGCAAGCTCGTCGATGGCAAGACCGGCGCGCCGTTCGAGGTCGAACTCCTCACCTACGATCCGAGCTTCGAGCGCGTGTTGCTGTTCTTCAAGCCGTCGCTGGAGCGCATGGGCATGACGGTGAATGTGCGCACAGTCGACGCGACCCAGTACGAGAATCGTTTGCGCAACTGGGACTTCGACGTGGTGGTGAACTCGTGGGCGGAGTCGCTGTCGCCGGGCAACGAGCAGCGTGAGTTCTGGGGCTCGCAGGCCGCCGACATGCCGGGCTCGCGCAATATCATCGGCATCAAGGATGCCGCGATCGATAAACTGATCGGGCGCGTCATCTACGCCAAGGATCGCGACGACCTCGTTGCGGCGACCAAGGCGCTGGATCGCGTGCTGCTCTGGCATCATTTCGTTGTGCCGCAATGGACTTACGGCAAGATCCGCACCGCGCGATGGGATCGTTTCGGCCGCCCACCTGAGATGCCGAAATACGGCATGTCCGCTTTCCCAGACATCTGGTGGTTCGACGCCGACAAGGCGGGCAAGACCGGGCGGCGCTCTTGACGCGGGTTTCGCGCCGACACGTTCTGGTGCTTGGCGGTGGCGCTGCACTCGCCTGCGCCGTCAAGCCGGTGTTCGCTGATAACGCAAATTTTGTGCACGGCATGTCGGCCTTCGGTGACCTGAAGTACCCGAAGGACTTCAAGCAGTTCGACTACGTCAACGTCAGCGCACCGAAGGGCGGGCTGTTCTCGACGGTGCCCTCGAGTCGCTCCTACAATCAGTCGTTCCAGACCTTCAATTCGCTCAACGCGTTTATTCTGAAGGGTGACGGTGCCATCGGCATGGAGCAGACCTTCACCGCGCTGATGGCGCGCTCCGGCGATGAACCAGATGCGATGTATGGCTTGGCTGCAAGCGGCGTGCAGATTTCCGCTGACGGTCTGACCTATCGTTTCAAGATGCGACCTGAGGCGCGTTTTCACGACGGCTCACGCCTGACGGCGAAGGATGCTGCCTTTTCATTGAACATCCTGAAAGAGAAGGGCCATCCGATCATCCGTCAGCAGATGCGCGACGTCATCAAGGCCGACGCGCCGGACGACGATGCGTTGGTGGTGACCTTTGCGCCGAACCGCGCGCGCGACGTGCCGCTCTACGTTGCCTCGCTGCCGGTTTTCTCGCGTACCTATTACGCCAAGCAGCCGTTCGAGGAATCGACGCTGGACATTCCGCTCGGCTCAGGACCCTACAAGGTCGGCAAGTTCGAGGTCGGGCGCTTTATCGAGTACGACCGCGTCAAGGACTGGTGGGGACGCGATCTTCCCGTTTCGAAAGGTGCTTTCAACTTCGATACTGTGCGTTACGAATTCTATCGCGACCGTGACGTTGCGTTCGAAGGCTTCACCGCGCGCAACTATCTCTACCGCGAGGAATTCACCGCGCGCGTGTGGGCGACGCGCTATGATTTTCCCGCGATCAAGGATGGTCGGGTGAAGCGCGAAACGCTGCCGGACGACACGCCGTCCGGCGCGCAAGGCTGGTTTATCAATCTGCGGCGCGAGCAGTTCAAGGACCCGCGCGTGCGTGAGGCACTCGGCTGTGCCTTCGATTTCGAATGGACCAACAAGACCATCATGTATGGCGCATATGCGCGCACTGTCTCGCCATTCCAGAATTCCGATTTGATGGCTACGGGTGTACCAGACGCCGACGAGCTCAAGCTGCTCGAGCCGTTCCGCGGGCAGGTGCCGGACGAAGTGTTCGGCGAGCCGTTCGTGCCGCCGGTGAGCGACGGCTCGGGTCAGGACCGCGCGCTGCTGCGGAAGGCAGCACATCTGCTGCAGGAGGCGGGCTGGACGATCAAGGACGGCAAGCGCGTCTCGAAGTCGGGCCAACGCTTCACGCTCGAGTTCCTGCTGGATGAGCCGTCGTTCCAGCCGCATCACGCGCCCTACATCAAGAATCTCGGTGTGCTCGGCATCGATGCAAGTTTGCGCGTGGTGGACCCTGTACAATATCGCGCCCGCCGCGACGATTTCGATTTCGACGTCACCATTGAGCGGTTCTCGATGGCATCGACGCCGGGCGAGGCATTGCGCACGTTCTTTTCGTCGCAAGCCGCCGCAATCAAGGGGTCGAACAATCTGTCGGGCGTGGCCAGCCCCGTGCTCGATGCGCTGATCGAGAAGATCATTGCCGCCAACAGTCGTGACGAATTGCGCATCGCCTGCCATGCGTTCGACCGGGTGTTTCGCGCCGGCCGCTATTGGGTGCCGCAATGGTACCGTAACAACCATCCCATCGCGTACTGGGACGTGTTCGGTCATCCGGCGAAACTGCCGCGCTATGCGGGCGTGGGCGTGCCGGACCTATGGTGGTACGATGCCGCGAAGGCATCGAAGCCCGAACAGGCGAAATAACCGATGGTTGCCTATATCGCTCGCCGCATCCTGCTGATGGTGCCGACGCTGTTCGGCATCCTGTTTGTGTCCTTTGTGGTCGTGCAGTTCGCGCCGGGTGGGCCGGTGGAGCGGGTGATCGCGCAGTTGTCGGGCGCCGATACGGGTGCGAGTTCGCGCATTTCTGGCGGTGGCGGAGATCTCGGTGCGCGCGGCGCTCCGGGCGCCTCGATGGATGCGGTGAATTCGAAATATCGTGGCGCGCAGGGGCTCGATCCCGAATTCATCAAGAGCCTCGAGAAGCAGTTCGGCTTCGATAAGCCGGCACCGGAACGTTTCGCGCTGATGCTGTGGAATTTCGCTCGCTTCGATTTCGGCAAGAGTTATTTCCGCGATGTCAGCGTGCTGCAGCTCATCAAGGAGAAGCTGCCGGTGTCAATGTCGCTCGGCATCTGGATGACGCTGCTAACTTACCTGATCTCGATTCCACTCGGCATCCGCAAGGCGGTGGCGGACGGCTCGCGCTTCGATACATGGACCTCAGCGGTCATTATCGTTGGCTTCGCGATTCCGGGTTTCATGTTCGCGATCCTGCTCATCATCCTGTTCGCAGGCGGTTCGTTCTACGACATTTTCCCGCTGCGCGGGCTGACTTCGGACGGCTGGTCGCAGTTTCCGTGGTACTGGAAGATCATCGATTACTTCTGGCATCTGACGTTGCCGCTGCTATCGATGGCGCTGAGTTCGTTCGCGACCATGACGCTGCTGACCAAGAATTCGTTCCTCGACGAAATCCGCAAGCAATATGTCATGACCGCGCGCGCCAAAGGATGCAGCGAGCATCGCGTGCTTTACGGGCACATTTTCCGCAACGCGATGCTGATCGTGATCGCCGGATTCCCCGGCGCGTTCGTCCATGCGTTCTTCTCCGGCTCGCTGCTGATCGAGACGATCTTCTCGCTCGACGGCCTCGGATTGCTCGGCTTCGAAAGTGTTCTGAACCGCGACTATCCCGTGGTGTTCGGAACGCTGTTCATCTTCTCGCTGGTGGGTCTCGTCGTGAACCTGCTCTCCGACCTGACTTACATGTGGGTCGATCCGCGAATCGATTTCGAGGCGCGTCAGGCATGAGTGTCACGCCGCCGATCGAGACGAAAAGCCTGTCGCCGCTCGGGGAGGCTGTACCGGCATCGCAGCACGGATTGCAGCTGTCGCCGCTCAATCGGCGGCGCTGGCAGAATTTCAAGGCCAACCGTCGCGGCTACTGGTCGTTCTGGATCTTCTCAATTCTGTTCATCGTCTCGCTGTTCGCGGAATTGATCGCGAATGATCGGCCGTTTCTGATCCAGTACGATGGGCATTTGTATTTCCCTGCTTTCGTCACCTATCCGGAGACGACATTCGGTGGCGATTTCGAGACGGCGGCTGACTATCGCGATCCTTATCTGCAGAAAATGATCGCGGAGAAGGGCGGTCGCATCGTCTGGCCGCTGATCCGCTATTCCTACGACACCCATAATCTCGATCTGCCGACGCCCGCTCCCTCCAAGCCGACATGGATGTTGACCGAGAAGGAATGCGCGCCGGTCGTGGAGCGCAAGGGACTGAAAAGCTGTCGGGATCTCGAATACAACTGGCTCGGTACCGACGATCAGGGGCGCGACGTGGTGGCGCGGCTGATCTACGGCTTCCGCATTTCCGTGCTGTTCGGTCTCGCGTTGACGATTGTTTCTTCGATTGTTGGCGTCGCGGCAGGCGGCATTCAGGGGTACTTCGGCGGCTGGATCGATCTTGGCTTCCAGCGCTTTATCGAAGTGTGGACCGCGATCCCCTCGCTTTATCTGCTTCTGATTCTGTCCTCGATTCTGGTGCCGGGTTTCTTCGTGCTGCTCGGTATTCTGCTGCTATTCTCCTGGGTGTCGCTGGTGGGGCTTGTGCGCGCGGAATTCCTGCGCGGGCGAAATTTTGAATACATCCAGGCGGCACGTGCGCTCGGCGTTTCCGATCGTGTCATCATGTTCCGCCATCTGCTGCCGAACGCGATGGTTGCGACCATGACGTTCCTGCCCTTCATCGTGTCGTCGTCGGTGATGACGCTGACGGCGCTGGATTTTCTGGGCTTTGGCCTGCCGCCGGGCTCGCCCTCGCTCGGCGAACTGCTGTCGCAGGCCAAAGCCAATATTCAGGCGCCGTGGCTCGGCCTGTCCGGCTTCTTCTCGCTTGCGATCATGTTGTCGCTGTTGATCTTCATCGGCGAAGCCGTGCGTGACGCCTTCGATCCGCGCAAGACGTTCGAGTGAGGAGCATGGACACAACCTCACAGCCCTTGCTTGATGTGCAGGATTTATCGGTCGCCTTCCGGCAGGGCGGCAAGACATCCGTTGCGGTCGACAGGATTTCGTTCACGATCAACCGTGGCGAATGCGTCGCGCTGGTCGGCGAGTCCGGTTCGGGAAAATCCGTCAGTGCGCTGTCGGTGCTGAAGCTACTGCCTTATCCGACCGCATCACATCCATCGGGCAGCATCAGGTTTAACGGGCGCGATCTGTTGCCGCTCGACGAGAATGAGATGCGTGGGGTGCGCGGCAACGACATCTCGATCATCTTTCAGGAGCCGATGACCTCGCTCAATCCGCTCCATACCATCGAAAACCAGATCGGCGAGGCGCTGCTGCTCCACGGCGGCCTGCGCGGCAAGGCCGCGCGCGCCCGCACACTGGAGTTGCTCGCGCAGGTCGGCATTCCCGATCCGGAGACGAGGCTTGGGGCGTACCCGCATCAATTGTCCGGTGGGCAGCGTCAGCGCGTCATGATCGCGATGGCGCTTGCCAACGAACCTGATCTTCTGATCGCCGACGAACCGACCACGGCGCTCGACGTCACTGTGCAGGCGCAGATTCTCAAGCTGCTGGCGGACATTCGCGCGAGGCTCGGTATGAGCCTTCTGTTCATCACGCATGATCTCGGCATCGTGCGGCGTATCGCGGACCGTGTCTGCGTCATGAACAATGGCAAGATCGTCGAGCAGGGACCGGTCGAACAGGTTTTCACCGCGCCCCAGCACGACTATACCAAGGCGCTGCTCGCGGCCGAGCCGAAGCCCGATCCTGCGCCGCCGCGTCCCGATGCGCCGATTGTGATGCAGGCGGACGATCTCAAGGTCTGGTTTCCGATCAAGCGCGGGCTGATGCGCTCCACGGTCGGTCACGTCAAGGCCGTCGATGGCGTCTCGCTTGCGGTGCGCAAGGGCGAGACTCTTGGTGTGGTCGGCGAATCCGGCTCGGGCAAGACCACGCTTGGTCTCGCGCTGCTGCGGCTGATTTCGTCCGATGGCTCCATCGTGTTTCTCGGCAAGCCCATTCAGGGGCTGCGCTTCAAGGAAATGCGGCCGTTCCGGCGTGACATGCAGATCGTGTTTCAGGATCCTTACGGAGCGCTCAGTCCACGCATGTCGGTGAACGACATCGTTGCCGAGGGTCTGAGCGTGCACCAGCCGTCATTGTCTGCGGCGGAGCGCGAGGCGCGCGTGGTGAAGGCGCTCACCGATGTCGGCCTCGATCCGCAGGTACGGTTTCGCTATCCGCATGAATTCTCCGGCGGGCAGCGCCAGCGCATCAGCGTGGCGCGTGCCATCGTGCTGGAGCCGGATTTCGTCGTGCTGGATGAGCCGACCAGTGCGCTCGATATGCTATTCCAGGCGCAGATGGTCGATCTGTTGCGCAGCCTGCAGCGCAAACGCGATCTCACCTACATGTTCATTTCCCACGATCTGCGCGTGGTGGCCTCACTCGCGAGCCATCTGATCGTGATGCGGCAGGGCAAGGTCGTGGAAGAAGGGGAGGCGGCGACACTCTTCAAGAATCCAAAGACGGACTACACCCGCGCGCTGTTTGCGGCGGCGTTCAATATCGAGGCAGATGCGGCGATTGCGCTGGAGGGGTGAGGCGAAGGGCGATTATTTCAAAGGGCGATTATTTCAATCGCTTGACGCTCGTCACCTTGCTGCCTACGGCCTCGATCCGCGCGATGGCTTGTCCCAAGGGCTCATAGGCCGTGGCCATCGCATGAGCGTTGGCATGAACGAGCATGTCGTAGCCGCTGACGATGGCGACATGTCCTTTCCAGAACACAAGATCGCCGCGCCGCAAGTCGCTCCATTGCGATGGCGGCACGATATTGCCCAGGGCGTTTTCCTGCATATCGCTGTCGCGCGGCGCATGAATGCCTGCAGCTGCAAGTGAGATTTGCACCAACCCCGAGCAGTCGATGCCCATGTTGCTCTTGCCGCCCCACAGATAGGGCGTGCCGACGAAACGCTCCGCGACCGCGACAAAATCAGTTTCATGAGCGGCAAGCGGTGCCAGATGCTGCGCGGGAATATGATGGCCCTGCCGTGTGACAGCGAAAATTCCGGTCTTCACGACGATCTCAATCCGCGCACCAAGCGGCAGGCTTTCGACAGGTGGAAGCTTGATGGAAGGGCCGGGGAAGGCGAGCGTCTGCAGGGCGATGACATGATGCGTCGGCGTCGTGCGTGGATGCACGAGGGCTGATTCCGGCAGCCAGCCAACATAGCCGTCGGCATTCAACTGCCCCCATGCCCAGCCCTCGCCATTGCGCTCGTAGATCGTGACGCGCTCGCCCTTTAGCGCCTGCGTGAGTTGCGTGGCGTTGTGCGAGGGTTCGCAGCGCACCGGCGCGATCGGATCGAGCACCTCGTTCTCCCCGCCGTCGACGAAACGCACGGCTTCGACCTGGCCGCGCAGATGCGATGCCGCGAGATCGGGCCGTGCAGGCGTCAGCCGTGGATCGAGCTTCATCTCAGCCATAGCGTTCGCTCAACAGTTTGTAGAATGCTCGAGCGCCCTGGCATTCGCCGCCTTCGGGACGTGCGGGTTTGGCCGATGGTGTCCAACCATAGATATCGGCATGCAGCCAGCGCGTCTCGGCATCAACGAAGCGCTGCATGAACAGCGCGCAGGTGATCGAGCCCGCGAATCCGCCCGAGGGTGCATTGTTAATGTCGGCCACTTTCGAGTCGAGCCATGCATCGTAGGGTTGCCACAGCGGCAGCCGCCACAGCGGATCGTTTTCCTGCCGCGCATGACGCGCGACGTCGGCCGCGAGCGCGTCGTCATTGGTGTAGAACGGCGGCAGATCGGGACCGAGCGCCACGCGTGCCGCGCCCGTGAGCGTGCCCATGTCGATCAGCAGATCTGGTTTGTCCTCGCAGGCCAATGTGAGCGCGTCGGCGAGCACGAGGCGGCCTTCGGCATCGGTGTTGCCGATCTCGACCGTCAGCCCCTTGCGTGAGCGGAACACATCGAGCGGGCGGAAGGCGTTGCCGGCGACGGAGTTTTCGACCGCCGGAATCAGCACCCGCAACCGAACCTTCAGCTTCGCGTCCATCACCATCCGTGCCAGCGCGAGCACGTTGGCTGCGCCGCCCATGTCTTTCTTCATGATGAGCATGGCGCTGGAGGGTTTCAGATCGAGACCGCCGGTGTCGAAGCAGACGCCCTTGCCGACCAGCGTGATCTTGGGATGCGCGGCATCGCCCCATGTAAAGTCGATCAGGCGCGGTGCGCGGGTCGACGCCATGCCGACGGCGTGGATGAGCGGAAACTCGCGCGCAAGCTCTTCGCCGCTGACGCAGCGAAAGGCCGCGCCGAATTCGTCCGCAAGCGCCTTGGCGGCGTCCGCAAGTTCATCGGGCCCCATGTCGTTCGGCGGCGTGTTGATGAGATCGCGCGCCAGCGCCGCGGCTTCGGCCATGCGCGTCAATTCGCTTGCATTGATGCCTTCCGGCGGCACGAGGCTGACCTCATAAGGCTCGGCTTTTTTGTACCGGCCGAACCGGTAACTGCCGAGCGCGAAGGCAAGCGTAGCGAGGCGTGCATCGTGCGGCGCGTTCGCGAAGCGATAGGTCCCCTTCGGCAGCTTGGCGGGCAACTGGCCCGCCCGGAACGGATCGGCTTTGGTTGCATCGTCCTCCAGCCCGAACAGGACAAAGCCGAGCTTGCCGTCCTCACCCGGCAGCGTGAGACATTCGCCGGGTTTGGCTTTGAAGGCGTTGGTTGCCGCGAATTCACGCGCAAGCGCGGGCAGGCTTGCGGCAACCGATTCCCAGGTCGATTTCGTGGCGAACAGGATGGGCGTGGCGAGAGAGGCAGGCGCGGTCGAAAAGAAGGCTGGCATCAGGCAACTCGGAATTGAATCGGCAGGCGCGAAGCGCGGCTTGAGAAGCGGTGTATCATGCCGTCGGTGAAATTAACCACTCATTAGGGTTAACAATTTACTGCTCAGGTATCGGCGGCGTTTGTCGCCCATCTTGCCTCGAGCGAACGCCCATGCGGCCATCCTCCCATGTTGTCCGGTTTCTCGGCTCGGCCGGCTTTCTGGCCATCGCCGCGATCGGCCTTGCCGGTTGCCAGACGATAGGCGCGTCGGATGTCACGGGATCGTTGGGCAGCAAGACGAGCGCTGCCGCTCCGGAGACCGATGCCCGTCGGGTAGTCGAGGTCTATGGCGAGAAATATCGCGCCAACCCGAAGGATCTCGACATCGCACTTCGCTACGGGCAGGCGCTGCGCGCCAACGGCCAGCGCGAGCAGGCTGTGGCGGTGCTGGAGCAGGCAAATCTCACGCATCCCGGCAACCGGGAAGTGCTCGGCGCTTATGGCCGGGCGCTGGCGGAAAACGGCAACTTCAAACCTGCCTTCGATGTGCTTTCTCGCGCGCATTCGCCGACCAATCCGGATTGGCGCATCCTCTCCATTCAGGGGGCGGTGCTCGACCAGATGGGCAAGCCCGAAGAAGCGCGGCGCTATTATGCCAGCGCGCTGAAGATCAGGCCGGACGATCCTTCGGTGCTATCCAATCTCGGGCTGTCCTACGTGCTCACCAAGGAGTTGCCGCAGGCAGAGGCGACGTTGCGTCGCGCCCAACAACTCGCGCCGAACGATTCTCGTATCCGTCAGAACCTGGGTCTCGCGCTCGGGCTGCAGGGCCGCTTCGCGGAAGCCGAGGCCATCGTGCGGGCGGATCTGCCCCCGGATGAAGCCGCGGCAAACGTCGCCTATCTCAAGGATATGCTGAACAGCGGGCAGGGCGGCAAGACGGCCGCGCAGCCGCGCAACGCGATGTCCTCGCGCTCCTGAAATCTTTCTCTTTTTGAAGAGTAAAGGTGGAACTGCCGCGCGTATGGCAGCAGGTCATGGTTTAGTGCATGTAGGCCGCGACCTTGATGCCGGTCGGTCCGAGAATGACCACGAACAGGATCGGCAGGAAGAACACGATCATCGGCACGGTGAGCTTCGGCGGCAGACTTGCTGCCTTCTTCTCGGCTTCGTTCATGCGCATGTCGCGGTTTTCCTGTGCCATGACGCGCAGCGTCTGGCCGAGCGGCGTTCCGTAGCGCTCCGATTGCATCAGCGCCATGCAAACCGATTTCACGCCTTCGAGGCCGGTTCGTTTCTGCAGGTTCTCGTAGGCCATTTTGCGATCCTGCAAATAGGATAGTTCCGCGGTCGTCAGCGTGAATTCCTCAGCGAGCGCCACGGATTGCGATCCGATCTCGTAGCTGACCTTGCGGAAGGCCGCTTCGATCGACATGCCG includes:
- a CDS encoding ABC transporter ATP-binding protein, which translates into the protein MDTTSQPLLDVQDLSVAFRQGGKTSVAVDRISFTINRGECVALVGESGSGKSVSALSVLKLLPYPTASHPSGSIRFNGRDLLPLDENEMRGVRGNDISIIFQEPMTSLNPLHTIENQIGEALLLHGGLRGKAARARTLELLAQVGIPDPETRLGAYPHQLSGGQRQRVMIAMALANEPDLLIADEPTTALDVTVQAQILKLLADIRARLGMSLLFITHDLGIVRRIADRVCVMNNGKIVEQGPVEQVFTAPQHDYTKALLAAEPKPDPAPPRPDAPIVMQADDLKVWFPIKRGLMRSTVGHVKAVDGVSLAVRKGETLGVVGESGSGKTTLGLALLRLISSDGSIVFLGKPIQGLRFKEMRPFRRDMQIVFQDPYGALSPRMSVNDIVAEGLSVHQPSLSAAEREARVVKALTDVGLDPQVRFRYPHEFSGGQRQRISVARAIVLEPDFVVLDEPTSALDMLFQAQMVDLLRSLQRKRDLTYMFISHDLRVVASLASHLIVMRQGKVVEEGEAATLFKNPKTDYTRALFAAAFNIEADAAIALEG
- a CDS encoding C40 family peptidase produces the protein MAEMKLDPRLTPARPDLAASHLRGQVEAVRFVDGGENEVLDPIAPVRCEPSHNATQLTQALKGERVTIYERNGEGWAWGQLNADGYVGWLPESALVHPRTTPTHHVIALQTLAFPGPSIKLPPVESLPLGARIEIVVKTGIFAVTRQGHHIPAQHLAPLAAHETDFVAVAERFVGTPYLWGGKSNMGIDCSGLVQISLAAAGIHAPRDSDMQENALGNIVPPSQWSDLRRGDLVFWKGHVAIVSGYDMLVHANAHAMATAYEPLGQAIARIEAVGSKVTSVKRLK
- a CDS encoding leucyl aminopeptidase family protein, translated to MPAFFSTAPASLATPILFATKSTWESVAASLPALAREFAATNAFKAKPGECLTLPGEDGKLGFVLFGLEDDATKADPFRAGQLPAKLPKGTYRFANAPHDARLATLAFALGSYRFGRYKKAEPYEVSLVPPEGINASELTRMAEAAALARDLINTPPNDMGPDELADAAKALADEFGAAFRCVSGEELAREFPLIHAVGMASTRAPRLIDFTWGDAAHPKITLVGKGVCFDTGGLDLKPSSAMLIMKKDMGGAANVLALARMVMDAKLKVRLRVLIPAVENSVAGNAFRPLDVFRSRKGLTVEIGNTDAEGRLVLADALTLACEDKPDLLIDMGTLTGAARVALGPDLPPFYTNDDALAADVARHARQENDPLWRLPLWQPYDAWLDSKVADINNAPSGGFAGSITCALFMQRFVDAETRWLHADIYGWTPSAKPARPEGGECQGARAFYKLLSERYG
- a CDS encoding tetratricopeptide repeat protein — translated: MRPSSHVVRFLGSAGFLAIAAIGLAGCQTIGASDVTGSLGSKTSAAAPETDARRVVEVYGEKYRANPKDLDIALRYGQALRANGQREQAVAVLEQANLTHPGNREVLGAYGRALAENGNFKPAFDVLSRAHSPTNPDWRILSIQGAVLDQMGKPEEARRYYASALKIRPDDPSVLSNLGLSYVLTKELPQAEATLRRAQQLAPNDSRIRQNLGLALGLQGRFAEAEAIVRADLPPDEAAANVAYLKDMLNSGQGGKTAAQPRNAMSSRS